In a single window of the Octopus sinensis linkage group LG1, ASM634580v1, whole genome shotgun sequence genome:
- the LOC115213798 gene encoding P-selectin-like: protein MIFKILYFLLIIILVVKSENITINNAMKNILLDYNNSTSTENFSPWFFKQMVDILNCDSLPKLNNSQMQFVLKSNEEKIYLEQICNRYFEASQKNTTDIVCLNGKWRYEDKKCKLITCPTFHKPAHCNMTKVSYTYKSVIYFSCFPGYFLQGNRSIRCEETKQWSSPPPVCKRVTCIPPHTPKHANVSTTKEVEVNKTIHFSCLEPYSLKGKSVLTCLEDGDWNFPAPVCTWKCLVPKIVGRVTTLLQNKVLKPKTLIRSGKKVLYSCKQPFLPVAFGVIQCLSGRWHPDIQCKKTCNIERVKKLNYTLSHNFTVIEYHCPAGETLLGDSKRTCLENGTWSGKLPVCVKKCQLLPNLGIYSYRDSDNLQYLPFGSSVPENTNITYLCQQNYTKKTENVSCSNGVLTPVPHCSDERFYVESKHLRFKYQSTHYYVCENNYSCNFFGYRNYGKCGQTSCYNKNCVSFSVNKVSKPYMKRYDGSCCIIMCHEN, encoded by the coding sequence ATGATATTCAAGattttgtatttccttttaattatCATATTAGTTGTGAAGAGTGAAAATATAACAATCAATAATGCTATGAAAAATATTCTATTGGATTATAATAACTCCACTTCAACTGAAAACTTTTCTCCGTGGTTTTTTAAACAAATGGTAGATATCCTAAACTGTGATTCTTTACCAAAATTAAACAACAGTCAAATGCAGTTTGTTTTGAAATCGAATGAAGAAAAGATATATCTGGAACAAATATGCAATCGATATTTTGAAGCAAGCCAAAAGAATACGACTGATATTGTTTGTCTGAATGGTAAATGGAGATATGAAGATAAAAAATGTAAGTTAATAACCTGCCCAACTTTTCATAAGCCTGCTCACTGTAACATGACAAAAgtttcatacacatataaatctgTTATTTACTTTTCCTGCTTTCCTGGATACTTTTTGCAAGGAAACCGTTCAATACGCTGTGAAGAAACGAAACAGTGGTCATCTCCACCACCAGTTTGTAAACGTGTTACATGTATCCCACCTCATACACCAAAACATGCTAATGTGTCCACTACAAAAGAAGTTGAAGTtaacaaaacaattcatttcagtTGTTTGGAACCATATTCATTGAAAGGTAAATCAGTATTAACTTGTCTTGAAGATGGTGATTGGAACTTTCCAGCACCTGTTTGCACTTGGAAATGTTTAGTGCCCAAAATAGTTGGTAGAGTGACAACTCTCTTacaaaataaagttttaaaaccAAAAACATTAATTCGTAGTGGAAAAAAAGTGTTATATTCTTGTAAACAGCCTTTCCTTCCAGTAGCATTCGGAGTCATTCAATGTTTGTCAGGTAGATGGCATCCAGATATTCAGTGTAAAAAGACATGTAACATTGAGAGAGTAAAGAAATTAAACTATACTTTATCACATAATTTTACAGTGATTGAATATCATTGTCCAGCAGGAGAAACATTATTAGGGGACTCTAAAAGAACCTGTTTAGAAAACGGAACCTGGAGTGGTAAACTTccagtttgtgtaaaaaaatgtcAACTGTTACCTAACTTAGGCATTTATAGCTACCGAGATTCAGACAACTTACAATACCTTCCATTTGGAAGCTCGGTTCCAGAAAACACTAATATAACATACTTATGTCAGCAAAATTACACAAAGAAAACGGAGAATGTGAGCTGCTCAAATGGTGTATTGACTCCAGTACCACATTGCTCAGATGAAAGATTTTATGTAGAAAGCAAACATCTTCGATTCAAATATCAATCAACTCATTATTATGTTtgtgaaaataattattcttgCAATTTTTTTGGTTACCGTAATTACGGGAAATGTGGTCAAACTTCATGTTATAACAAAAACTGTGTTAGTTTCAGTGTTAACAAAGTATCAAAGCCGTATATGAAGAGATACGATGGAAGTTGTTGCATTATTATGTGTCATGAGAACTAA